One window of the Paenibacillus beijingensis genome contains the following:
- a CDS encoding LacI family DNA-binding transcriptional regulator encodes MSISIKDIAMKAGVSIATVSRVLNRSKPVSKVVRERVMKVVEELSFNPNSVARSLVMRKSRLIGVLIPSMDNKFISDFVNTLEKELFKCNYTTLVCNTKRDDDIEMDFLRLLKDKYVDGVVMMASNPKPHQIEFLEKMAIPAVFAGHTDSTKQFSSVNIDHCQAMYDATRYLLQNGHCKIAFFGGPDIYQQIVERLSGYKQALADYGIEYDESLFYYAHDYDIENGYESGMKLFQRKDRPTAVCCVSDMVAIGAIRAAEDNRLSVPEDISIMGFDDISIAKAYRPGITTIRQPIHELSVQAAQMLLSQIQQKENYVRETRILPHEIMVRGSCMAVSN; translated from the coding sequence TTGAGCATTTCGATAAAAGATATTGCCATGAAAGCCGGGGTTTCAATAGCAACCGTATCACGGGTTCTCAATCGGAGCAAGCCTGTGAGCAAGGTGGTGCGGGAGAGAGTAATGAAGGTTGTGGAAGAGCTTAGCTTTAATCCCAACTCGGTTGCCCGCAGTCTCGTTATGAGGAAAAGCAGGCTCATAGGTGTTCTCATTCCCAGTATGGATAACAAATTCATTTCGGATTTTGTCAACACGCTTGAAAAAGAGCTCTTCAAGTGCAACTATACGACGCTGGTCTGCAATACAAAACGAGATGATGATATAGAGATGGATTTTCTGAGGCTCCTGAAAGACAAGTATGTGGATGGAGTCGTGATGATGGCCTCTAATCCGAAACCGCATCAAATTGAGTTCTTGGAGAAGATGGCGATTCCTGCCGTATTCGCAGGCCATACGGATTCAACGAAGCAATTCTCGTCCGTTAATATTGATCATTGTCAAGCTATGTATGATGCGACCCGGTATTTGCTTCAGAACGGCCATTGCAAAATTGCATTTTTTGGAGGGCCTGATATTTATCAACAGATTGTCGAGCGGTTATCCGGTTATAAGCAGGCGCTGGCCGATTATGGAATCGAATACGACGAATCGCTGTTTTATTATGCTCATGACTATGACATTGAGAACGGCTATGAAAGCGGCATGAAATTGTTCCAAAGAAAGGACAGGCCTACGGCGGTTTGCTGTGTGAGCGATATGGTCGCGATCGGAGCGATCCGGGCAGCGGAAGACAATAGGCTCAGTGTTCCCGAAGATATCTCTATCATGGGATTTGACGACATCTCCATTGCAAAAGCTTACCGTCCCGGCATTACGACAATCCGGCAGCCTATCCATGAACTCAGTGTTCAGGCAGCACAAATGCTGCTGAGCCAAATACAGCAAAAAGAGAACTATGTAAGAGAAACAAGGATTCTTCCGCACGAAATTATGGTAAGGGGGAGTTGCATGGCAGTATCCAACTAA
- a CDS encoding sugar ABC transporter substrate-binding protein: MKKKLGLVMLSTTIMLSLAACGDKTETGATNQPSNATNSQTNTNETGANDELKPEPGAELRFWTFTTDLKPFTDYALKEFEQKYNIKVIVEDVGYWDSVGRITTDGPAGVGADVFGLQTPDVAKAVKAGLILPNDYYEEETKKVNKPDAVAAASYDGILYGYPWNVYTFGLYYNKELVKDAKLETWDDIIAFSKQFNDVKNNKFGFMMDAGNSPFDVAFMTGYGGYIFGDNETNVNDIGVNNEGSVKGMKFFQSLKEILPLELSDLGVRGGLWEQGKLAINMDGSWSIGANSKLPFEVGVLPMPKLPGGDNAKPLAGSTGYYVSSYSKYPNAAKIFANFITSKEMQIKNNELTGALPAAAVSESEPGLRTDDLTKGYMKQIASSHIFPGVPETSFVWDALNSAIAEIWKGADPKTEMDKAAERIKSSIANQK; the protein is encoded by the coding sequence ATGAAAAAGAAGTTAGGTCTTGTAATGCTGTCTACAACAATAATGCTTTCGCTGGCTGCTTGCGGCGATAAAACGGAAACAGGAGCGACTAATCAACCAAGCAATGCGACAAACTCTCAGACGAATACGAACGAGACTGGTGCAAATGATGAGCTTAAGCCGGAACCAGGGGCAGAATTGAGATTCTGGACGTTCACCACGGACCTGAAGCCGTTCACGGACTATGCTTTGAAAGAATTCGAGCAAAAGTATAACATCAAAGTCATAGTTGAAGACGTGGGTTACTGGGACAGCGTGGGCCGAATTACAACAGACGGTCCAGCCGGTGTGGGCGCAGACGTGTTCGGTCTTCAAACCCCTGATGTTGCCAAGGCTGTAAAAGCAGGACTTATACTGCCAAATGACTATTATGAAGAAGAAACCAAGAAGGTTAACAAACCAGACGCGGTTGCTGCAGCATCATATGACGGTATTCTATACGGCTACCCATGGAACGTCTATACGTTTGGTCTATACTACAACAAGGAGCTTGTTAAGGATGCCAAGCTTGAAACATGGGATGACATCATTGCCTTCTCCAAACAATTCAATGATGTGAAAAACAATAAATTCGGCTTTATGATGGATGCAGGTAACTCTCCTTTTGATGTTGCGTTTATGACGGGTTATGGCGGATACATCTTCGGCGATAATGAAACAAATGTGAATGACATCGGGGTCAATAATGAAGGTTCCGTTAAAGGAATGAAATTCTTCCAATCGCTAAAAGAAATTCTTCCGCTTGAACTGAGCGATTTGGGTGTAAGGGGAGGCTTGTGGGAGCAAGGCAAGCTCGCCATTAATATGGATGGAAGCTGGTCGATCGGTGCAAATAGCAAATTGCCATTTGAAGTAGGCGTTCTTCCGATGCCGAAGCTGCCAGGCGGAGATAATGCGAAGCCGCTTGCCGGAAGCACAGGATACTATGTCAGCTCATACTCCAAATATCCGAATGCGGCAAAAATCTTTGCTAACTTCATTACATCCAAAGAAATGCAAATCAAAAATAATGAGTTGACCGGCGCTCTTCCGGCAGCAGCAGTGTCTGAATCCGAACCGGGTCTTCGCACAGATGATCTTACTAAAGGGTATATGAAACAAATTGCCAGTAGCCACATATTCCCTGGTGTTCCTGAAACAAGTTTTGTCTGGGATGCTTTGAATTCTGCAATAGCTGAAATTTGGAAGGGAGCCGATCCGAAAACTGAAATGGATAAGGCCGCAGAAAGAATCAAGTCAAGCATTGCTAATCAAAAGTAA
- a CDS encoding sugar ABC transporter permease: protein MVQQLIMDQNLSKTKPYRKIAVVLSVIAMGLGQLYNRQYVKGIILLAFHAIGLYTFIFRLPHAVWGLVTLGETKTQLKKVGRLYQQILGDHSVYLMIQGLITVCAAFVLIYIYTMSIKDAYQVGKRRERGEQPHNFLQTARFIATYRFPYLILAIPLVGVFFFTIMPIIFMILLAFTNYTSNNMPPAHLLDWVGFDVFKDIFTIKQWSHTFYGVLLWTFIWAILATVTGFFGGFAIALLVQQKGIRFKKVWRTLLIMPYAIPMFVSMLILQNMFNGHFGPLNQYLGLIGIDSIPWLSDPTWAKVTLVLANFWVSFPASMLLIIGILSTIPTDMYEAADIDGATAFQKTRLITFPSVMYSMAPLLVMSFVGNINNFTIVYLLTNGNPVNGDYQFAGDTDLLITWLYKLSFEQGQYNFASVIGIFIFIILSGFAIWNVRRTKAFKEDLQ, encoded by the coding sequence GTGGTGCAACAGCTTATTATGGATCAAAACTTGTCAAAAACGAAACCTTACAGGAAAATAGCAGTGGTGTTATCTGTAATCGCGATGGGACTGGGACAATTATATAACCGCCAGTATGTAAAAGGGATCATTCTGCTGGCTTTTCATGCAATCGGGTTATATACATTTATTTTTCGTCTTCCTCATGCTGTATGGGGACTTGTAACACTCGGTGAAACTAAAACTCAACTTAAAAAAGTGGGCAGGTTATATCAGCAGATTTTGGGTGACCATTCCGTCTACTTGATGATTCAAGGTTTGATTACAGTATGTGCAGCGTTCGTTCTCATCTACATTTACACGATGAGCATTAAGGATGCCTATCAAGTAGGCAAACGGAGGGAACGAGGCGAACAGCCCCATAACTTCCTGCAAACAGCCCGTTTTATTGCAACGTACCGTTTTCCTTATCTGATACTTGCGATTCCTTTAGTAGGCGTCTTTTTCTTTACAATCATGCCTATTATATTTATGATTTTACTAGCGTTTACGAACTATACGTCTAATAATATGCCCCCAGCACATTTGCTTGACTGGGTAGGTTTTGATGTTTTCAAGGATATCTTCACGATTAAACAATGGAGCCACACATTCTATGGCGTACTGCTCTGGACGTTCATATGGGCGATTCTGGCGACGGTAACCGGTTTTTTTGGCGGGTTCGCGATCGCCTTGCTTGTACAGCAGAAGGGAATCCGCTTCAAAAAAGTTTGGCGCACTCTGCTTATAATGCCATACGCGATTCCGATGTTTGTCTCCATGCTCATTTTGCAGAATATGTTTAACGGCCACTTCGGTCCGCTTAATCAATACTTAGGACTAATAGGCATTGATTCAATTCCATGGTTGTCTGATCCAACGTGGGCGAAAGTAACGCTGGTTCTTGCTAATTTCTGGGTATCTTTCCCTGCGTCCATGCTTTTGATAATTGGAATATTGTCCACGATTCCAACTGATATGTATGAGGCAGCCGATATTGACGGTGCGACTGCATTTCAGAAAACTCGGCTGATTACATTTCCGTCTGTCATGTATTCGATGGCCCCGCTGTTGGTTATGTCTTTTGTAGGCAATATTAACAACTTTACTATCGTGTACCTTCTGACGAACGGCAATCCGGTGAATGGCGATTACCAGTTTGCCGGAGATACCGATCTTCTGATTACTTGGCTCTACAAACTTTCCTTTGAGCAGGGTCAATATAACTTCGCTTCGGTAATCGGAATCTTTATCTTCATTATTCTGTCGGGATTTGCAATTTGGAATGTTCGCCGCACGAAAGCATTTAAGGAGGACTTGCAATGA
- a CDS encoding sugar ABC transporter permease produces the protein MNQKTTVWLSVSYILLILIVVFSVYPAIWVVMSSFRTGDSLYSDSLLPTTFTLEHYKTLFTKYQFDLWYMNTLKIAVSSMILGTILTLLTGYAFSMFRFYGRKSLMNTLLVLGLFPGFMSMIAIFILLNQMNLLNTHTAVVITYASGAPMGFLFCKSFFDTIPKSLTEAAHIDGAGHNTIFFRIVMPLSTPLIVLLALGSFAGAFTDFIFAKLVLKTPEKKTLAVGLFDMINGQQATSFTTFAAGSVLIALPITVLFILLQRFLVEGMTVGAEKG, from the coding sequence ATGAACCAAAAAACGACGGTCTGGTTATCAGTCAGTTATATATTGCTCATTCTAATAGTTGTCTTTTCGGTGTACCCTGCAATTTGGGTTGTGATGTCGTCATTTCGGACGGGTGATTCATTGTATAGTGATAGCCTCCTCCCGACAACGTTCACATTAGAACACTACAAGACTTTGTTTACAAAGTATCAGTTCGATCTATGGTACATGAATACGTTGAAGATAGCTGTATCCAGCATGATTCTCGGCACCATCCTGACGCTGCTGACCGGCTATGCTTTCTCGATGTTCCGCTTTTATGGACGGAAGTCCCTGATGAATACACTGTTGGTGCTGGGCTTATTCCCGGGTTTTATGAGTATGATTGCGATATTTATTTTGCTGAATCAGATGAATTTGCTTAATACACATACTGCGGTTGTTATCACGTATGCATCAGGAGCACCTATGGGTTTTCTATTTTGCAAGAGCTTTTTCGATACCATTCCTAAAAGTCTTACCGAAGCGGCGCATATTGACGGCGCAGGTCACAATACCATTTTCTTCCGTATCGTCATGCCTTTATCGACTCCGCTCATCGTATTATTGGCACTGGGCTCCTTTGCAGGCGCTTTTACCGACTTTATTTTCGCCAAGCTTGTACTGAAAACGCCGGAGAAGAAGACGCTGGCCGTAGGACTATTCGACATGATCAACGGCCAGCAAGCAACAAGCTTCACAACGTTTGCCGCTGGTAGCGTACTTATAGCGCTTCCGATTACGGTTCTTTTCATTTTGCTTCAACGATTCTTGGTTGAAGGAATGACCGTTGGGGCTGAAAAGGGATAA
- a CDS encoding LacI family DNA-binding transcriptional regulator: MDITIYDVAVKANVSAATVSRVLNRSKPVSKAVRERVMKAVEELNFKPNSVARSLIMKESRLIGVLIPGIANVFISSFIDTLEEEFFKYNYTTLLCNTRRDDDIEMDYLRLLKDKYVDGVVLMTSNPKPHQIGFFEKVEIPAVFAGHTDSTKQFSSVNIDNYQAMYDATRYLLQNGHRKIAFFGGPANYLQIMERLSGYKQALADYGVEYDESLFYAHDYDIEHGYECGMKLFLRKDRPTAVCCVSDMVAIGAIRAAKDNGLRVPEDISIMGFDDISIAKTYSPEITTIRQPIREMSVQAAHMLLSQIQQKENYMRETRILPHEIIVRKSCMTVSG, from the coding sequence TTGGACATTACAATATATGATGTTGCCGTGAAAGCCAACGTTTCAGCAGCAACCGTATCACGGGTTCTCAATCGGAGCAAGCCTGTGAGCAAAGCGGTGCGGGAGAGAGTCATGAAAGCTGTGGAAGAGCTTAACTTTAAACCCAACTCCGTTGCCCGCAGTCTCATTATGAAGGAAAGCAGGCTCATAGGCGTTCTCATACCAGGCATCGCTAATGTATTTATTTCAAGTTTCATCGACACGCTTGAAGAAGAGTTCTTCAAGTATAACTATACGACGCTGCTCTGCAATACAAGACGCGATGATGATATAGAGATGGATTATTTGAGGCTCCTGAAAGACAAGTATGTGGATGGAGTCGTGCTGATGACCTCTAATCCGAAACCTCATCAAATCGGGTTTTTCGAGAAGGTGGAGATTCCTGCCGTATTTGCGGGCCATACGGATTCAACGAAGCAATTCTCGTCCGTTAATATTGATAACTATCAGGCGATGTATGATGCCACCCGATATTTGCTGCAAAACGGCCATCGCAAAATCGCATTTTTTGGCGGACCTGCTAACTATCTACAAATTATGGAGCGGCTATCTGGTTACAAGCAGGCGCTGGCCGATTATGGAGTCGAATACGACGAGTCACTGTTCTATGCACATGACTATGACATTGAGCACGGATATGAATGCGGCATGAAGTTGTTCCTAAGAAAGGACAGGCCTACGGCGGTTTGCTGTGTAAGCGACATGGTCGCGATCGGGGCGATCCGGGCGGCGAAAGACAATGGGCTCAGAGTTCCCGAAGATATCTCGATCATGGGATTCGACGACATCTCCATTGCGAAAACTTACAGTCCTGAGATTACGACGATCCGGCAGCCGATCCGTGAGATGAGTGTTCAGGCAGCGCATATGCTGCTGAGCCAAATACAGCAAAAAGAGAACTACATGAGAGAAACGAGGATTCTTCCACACGAAATTATCGTAAGGAAGAGTTGCATGACAGTATCTGGCTGA
- a CDS encoding AraC family transcriptional regulator, with amino-acid sequence MKIHFENVAYENPLLSLRVFQVQRFDNVLNNWHFHRELELLLVNSGSLEVYIDEECFDIQAGDIAIIGTHQLHRDRNSGDQLDYIVLQFDLEQFFDHSTMPYMRFFSETINPLSQANYIFRENIAVRGEFASCVREILQEVERKESGYELAVNLLIKKILLLLLRGDKRKVLAEQETFDQIRLKPVLAFVEQHLTDRIQVEEVCKLANMSYYYFVKYFKKSIGHSFTEYVNYRKIKLAERILLTKDLSISEVGDRIGMPNMAHFYKMFRKYNDCSPKEFQKRMLASVSRSDRDSGLRSGREDSMKYLQMPRG; translated from the coding sequence TTGAAAATCCATTTTGAGAATGTAGCCTATGAGAATCCTCTTTTGTCACTTCGTGTATTCCAAGTCCAGCGCTTCGATAACGTTTTGAACAATTGGCACTTTCATCGGGAACTGGAGCTGCTCCTTGTGAACAGCGGCTCGCTGGAAGTTTATATCGACGAAGAATGCTTCGACATACAGGCAGGCGATATCGCCATTATCGGCACCCATCAGCTTCACCGAGACCGAAATTCCGGCGACCAGCTGGATTATATTGTGCTCCAATTTGATCTGGAGCAATTTTTCGATCACAGCACGATGCCCTATATGCGTTTTTTTTCGGAAACGATAAACCCGCTGAGCCAGGCAAATTACATTTTCCGGGAAAACATTGCCGTCCGGGGCGAATTCGCCTCCTGCGTCCGCGAAATCTTGCAGGAGGTAGAACGCAAGGAAAGCGGGTATGAACTGGCGGTCAACCTGCTGATCAAAAAAATATTATTGCTGCTGCTGCGGGGCGACAAGAGAAAGGTGCTGGCGGAGCAGGAAACCTTCGACCAGATCCGTTTGAAGCCTGTATTGGCGTTCGTGGAGCAGCATTTGACTGACAGGATCCAGGTGGAGGAAGTATGCAAGCTTGCCAATATGAGCTATTACTACTTCGTCAAATATTTCAAGAAATCGATCGGACACTCCTTCACCGAGTATGTCAATTACCGCAAAATAAAATTGGCGGAGCGCATTTTGCTTACGAAAGACTTGAGCATCTCTGAGGTGGGAGACCGGATCGGAATGCCGAACATGGCCCACTTCTACAAAATGTTCAGAAAATATAACGACTGCTCGCCGAAGGAGTTTCAGAAACGGATGCTTGCCTCGGTTTCACGGAGTGATAGAGATTCAGGGTTGCGATCAGGACGGGAGGATTCAATGAAATACCTCCAGATGCCAAGAGGATAA
- a CDS encoding glycoside hydrolase family 66 protein: protein MMTDRAFLRRAGLAAASMILMLSAACTNKEELRVDQIQTVSVMKSLSTDKASYKPGDSVKFSLSLKSSRADQSVLIRYKHLNKLIKEETQAFTGDSLSWKWKAPADDGTGYMVEVILNQQDKPVDHSNIAVDVSSDWGKFPRYGYLADFPAMSSDAMIRN from the coding sequence ATGATGACAGACAGAGCCTTTCTTCGCAGGGCCGGGTTGGCGGCAGCAAGTATGATTCTTATGCTCTCCGCCGCATGTACAAACAAAGAGGAGCTGCGCGTGGATCAGATTCAAACCGTTTCCGTCATGAAAAGTTTATCTACAGACAAAGCGAGCTACAAGCCGGGCGATTCGGTGAAGTTCTCGCTATCGTTGAAATCATCAAGAGCAGATCAGTCCGTACTTATTCGTTACAAGCATCTCAATAAGCTGATTAAGGAAGAGACGCAAGCGTTTACGGGAGACAGCCTGTCCTGGAAGTGGAAGGCGCCTGCAGATGACGGCACCGGGTATATGGTCGAAGTGATCCTTAATCAACAGGACAAGCCGGTTGATCATAGCAATATCGCCGTGGATGTATCATCGGATTGGGGCAAGTTTCCACGTTACGGGTATTTGGCTGATTTCCCTGCGATGAGCAGCGATGCGATGATCCGTAATTGA
- a CDS encoding glycoside hydrolase family 66 protein translates to MQFYDWQYKHHDPLKMDGDKPASEWTDIANRPVSFDTVKDYIELAHNRGMKAMNYNLIFGGNNDADQDGVSKEWGLYKDAGHAVQDSHPLPEGWKSLELYEPGNPDWQNYIISKEENTFKWLPFDGWHIDQLGSRGSFTYDGKPVNLALGYQSFIEKVKDKLDIDYVMNAVGQYGQPYIAKAPVKFLYSELWSAHSTFNSLKEVIDQNLSNSGNKLNTVLAAYMNYFLSNNEGIFNAPGVLLTDAVIFASDGSHLELGENMLSKEYLPHKNLKITPELETSLTHYYDFLVAYQNVLRDSVEDSDVKLESSQIQLSDSADKGGVWAIAKKKEGYEIVNFINLLDATTLGWNDTFGTQKEPAEKTNIDISVETETKVKA, encoded by the coding sequence ATCCAGTTCTATGATTGGCAGTACAAGCATCATGATCCGCTAAAAATGGACGGCGACAAGCCTGCCTCTGAGTGGACGGATATCGCGAACCGGCCTGTGTCGTTCGACACGGTTAAAGATTATATTGAACTTGCGCACAACCGGGGCATGAAGGCAATGAACTATAATCTGATTTTTGGCGGTAACAATGATGCGGATCAGGACGGCGTATCGAAGGAATGGGGCCTTTATAAAGATGCCGGGCATGCTGTTCAAGATTCTCATCCGCTTCCAGAAGGATGGAAGAGCCTTGAATTATACGAACCCGGGAACCCGGATTGGCAGAATTACATCATTTCAAAAGAGGAGAATACTTTCAAGTGGCTCCCTTTTGACGGGTGGCATATCGACCAGTTGGGTAGCAGAGGCTCGTTCACTTATGACGGGAAGCCAGTGAACCTTGCGCTCGGTTATCAAAGCTTCATTGAGAAGGTAAAAGATAAACTGGATATCGATTACGTCATGAATGCAGTAGGTCAATACGGACAGCCCTATATTGCTAAGGCTCCGGTCAAATTTTTGTATTCTGAGTTATGGAGTGCTCATTCTACGTTTAACAGTTTGAAAGAAGTTATTGACCAGAATTTGAGCAATAGCGGCAATAAGCTGAATACCGTGCTTGCAGCGTATATGAACTATTTCTTGTCCAACAACGAAGGAATATTTAACGCGCCGGGAGTGCTGCTTACGGATGCAGTGATTTTTGCTTCTGACGGCTCCCATCTAGAACTTGGTGAAAACATGCTGTCCAAAGAATACTTACCGCATAAAAATCTGAAAATCACTCCTGAACTAGAAACAAGTCTGACTCATTATTATGATTTTCTGGTTGCCTATCAAAACGTGCTGCGTGATAGTGTGGAAGATTCCGATGTTAAATTGGAGAGCAGTCAAATCCAGCTTTCCGACAGTGCGGATAAAGGGGGCGTGTGGGCAATTGCCAAGAAGAAGGAAGGTTACGAGATTGTCAATTTCATTAATCTCTTGGATGCGACTACCTTAGGTTGGAATGATACATTTGGCACCCAAAAAGAACCGGCTGAGAAGACGAATATTGACATTTCTGTGGAAACGGAGACAAAGGTCAAAGCTTGA